AAACCAAATCTGTCCCAATCCTTTTTCTCTTTTCCTTCAAAAAGGTACTGCCATTTTTCTTTCTATTTTGCCAGCAGTCGAGATACATCAGGTGTGAAGGATGCTGATTTTTCTGTATAAAAACCCATTTTCTGCCAGCAGGCCTTCCTTACCGGCCAGCCACCAGGTGATTCCCTGATTTTCAGGATTGACGATCATGATAAATGCCCTGTCGAGTTTGGCATCCAGTTTTGTAAGTTCTGCATATAGTTTATAGATAATTCCACTTAAAGCTGATGAATCCATCATAGCCATAGATGCTGCTCTCACTCTTTCAAGGGCAGCTTCTATCTGCGCTTCACGTGCCTGAGCTTCGGCTATTTGTATATCCCTAAATCGCTGGTAAGCAAGATTAAAAACCTGATGAAAACGTTTGAATAATATCAAAACTTTTTCTTCCATATCCCGGTACAGTGACAATCCCAGTCCTCCTTCGCCTATAGAAAGAAAACTGTAGCTAACTACTGACGCGTGATCTAATAACGGGTCCGAAAACTGTTTCACTTCCTTTCGGTGAGTGCGCCAAGTGTCAAGTTCTTTGCCTGTAAGGCTTCCTATAAAATGTCCGTTACGGGATACAATCATCTGCCTCACCATTTCATTTTCTACCGGACTTTGTTGATATTGTGTATCTTCAATGGTAGGCTGTTCATAAGCCGGAAAATACTGATAACAAAGGTATTGTCCGATATTTTCATTAATGATGGCTGTCTGCACATTTCGGATATGATCGACACCAAACTGCTGCAACTGTGCAGCAATAACCCTGCATACATCCAGCATGTCATCCGGCTTTTTCATACCCATAGCTGCAGATCTCACTCGTTCCAATGAAGCTTCTATTTCCAGTTCATTGGTCCTTACTTTTACTGCCTCAAGCAGCCTGGCATTTTCAGCCTTCAGTGCATTTGTAGAAAAAGCCTCGCCTTCCATGGCTTTCATGTCGGGATAAGAACCATGTTGATGCAAGGCCATCCAACCTTTTTCAGTCTTTTCCAACAGGGATGACATCCTGAATGGTCCATACAAGATCCATTCTCCTTCTATCATTATATATACATCTGTAAACTCATGCAACATGACTTGCGAACCATAAGGGATGATATCGATCTCCCTGTTTCGGAACTCAACATGTCCTTTCATCTGATCCATCATCCAAGTGGTATATTCCAGAATCTCCTGTTTACTGTTCCATATTTCTTCTTTTGTACCGCCTATATTGCGATAATCATCCCGAAGAAATGTGGCCCAGGTCTCCAGATCACCTTTAAGGTAGGTCGCCCAGTAGGTTTCTATCCATTGGGTCAATTCTTGTTTTAGTACTTCAGTTATAAACATTCCTTTATGGTATTTATGGGTGTTGGAATAATGAAGGTTGTGTCATCACCTTTTTTAAACTTGATTTGCTGCTTTTGTGACTTTTAGTAAAAATCTTGCAGTTTATTTATTTAACAGGCCTTGAATTTCATCTTTCAACGTATCGAAATCTATGGGTTTAGTATAAAACCCTTTTGCTCCTGAGCTCATTGCCCTGTCATAATTTTCGCTGTCGCCGTAAGCTGATATCATACTTACTTTGATTTCGGGAAATTCGGCTTTGACTTTGTCCAGCAGGTCAAGTCCGGTCATGCCGGGCATATTGATATCCGAAAAAATGTACATCACTTCAGGAGGTTTGCGACTTCGGAGGATCTCAAGTGCTTCGTTTGCCGAAAATACAAACTCTATTTCAATCTCTCCGCTCCTGATTTCTTTTCTGAGTTTTTGCCGAAACAAGATTTCAACATCTTTTTCATCATCTACTACTAAGAATTTCATGATTTGATTTTTTTAAGTGATTAAATGTTTAAATTAATTGTGAATGTAGTACCAGTATTTGTATTGGATTCGACTGAGATCTCCCCGCCATGCGCCTTCACAATATCATAAGCGAGAGAAAGGCCCAATCCTGTTCCCTGCCCGGTTGGCTTGGTGGTAAAAAAGGGTTGAAAGATTTTGTCTTTGATGGCGTCGGGGATGCCGGAGCCGTTGTCGGAGATGGAAATTTGGATGCTTTCATTTTTGCTCTGCTCACCCCCGGCCCCTAAAGGGGTGACCATCCCTTTTGTTCTCACAGATACTTTTGGCTCGTATGTAAAATCTGTCAAATTCGCATCGCCCTTTTGCCTAGATAAATTTAAAAGATTGGCTTTTTCGTTGACTGCATAAAAGGCGTTGGTGATGAGATTGAGCAGGACTCTGCCGATGTCTTGTGGGATGATGTCTATCTTTGGCAGGTTGGGATCGAAATGGGTTTCCATCGTGGCATTAAAATCTTTGTCTTTCGCTTTAAGCCCGTGGTATGATAAACGAAGACATTCGTCAGCAAGTGCATTGATGTCCGTGGCTTCTTTGGTGCCCGAGCTCTTGCGGGAGTGCTCGAGCATACCCTTGACGATGCTGCTGGCTCTTTTTCCATGGTGGTTGATTTTAGTTAAGTTTTCTTTGATATCAGTCAAAATTTCATTTTCCAGCTCCTCGTTCCTCGCTCTCTTCTCCTTGCTCCGTTCTTCCAAAACTTCTTCTATCAGCTCATTACTTACTTCACTAAAGTTATTGACAAAATTTAAAGGGTTTTGTATTTCATGAGCAATGCCAGCAGTGAGTTCTCCGAGGGAGGCGAGTTTTTCTTTTTGAACGAGTTGGTCTTGGGTAGATTTTAAGTTTTGCAAGGATGTTTCCAAGGCAAAAGTTCTTTCCTGCACTTTTTCTTCTAAAAGTTTATTTTGTTCTTTTACCAAACGTTCATTTTCTTCAAGCCGATGAAAGGCTAAGGCTTGAGATTCGGCGGATTCTGCCCTATATATTTTGATACTATTGGCCAATGCAAACGATAAAAGGATACATTCGAAACAATTGCCTATGAGTGCAGCATTTA
The sequence above is drawn from the Saprospiraceae bacterium genome and encodes:
- a CDS encoding nuclear transport factor 2 family protein, with protein sequence MFITEVLKQELTQWIETYWATYLKGDLETWATFLRDDYRNIGGTKEEIWNSKQEILEYTTWMMDQMKGHVEFRNREIDIIPYGSQVMLHEFTDVYIMIEGEWILYGPFRMSSLLEKTEKGWMALHQHGSYPDMKAMEGEAFSTNALKAENARLLEAVKVRTNELEIEASLERVRSAAMGMKKPDDMLDVCRVIAAQLQQFGVDHIRNVQTAIINENIGQYLCYQYFPAYEQPTIEDTQYQQSPVENEMVRQMIVSRNGHFIGSLTGKELDTWRTHRKEVKQFSDPLLDHASVVSYSFLSIGEGGLGLSLYRDMEEKVLILFKRFHQVFNLAYQRFRDIQIAEAQAREAQIEAALERVRAASMAMMDSSALSGIIYKLYAELTKLDAKLDRAFIMIVNPENQGITWWLAGKEGLLAENGFLYRKISILHT
- a CDS encoding response regulator, whose amino-acid sequence is MKFLVVDDEKDVEILFRQKLRKEIRSGEIEIEFVFSANEALEILRSRKPPEVMYIFSDINMPGMTGLDLLDKVKAEFPEIKVSMISAYGDSENYDRAMSSGAKGFYTKPIDFDTLKDEIQGLLNK